One Firmicutes bacterium CAG:345 genomic window, TAAGACAGTAGATAGAAATAAAATTGTTACTTTTGGTACTAATGGTGATGTTGCTAAGGCATATATAGCTAAGTTGTCTTAATAATTAGTTTAATTTTAAAGGTATTTATAGATTTATAAGTACCTTTTTTATATATTAAAAATTCGTATATTTATTTTTGTTGACAACTATAATCTTAAATATATAACAGTTAGTTGCATTTAACTGATTTATTAAGAGTCTTTATATCATTATTATAAAGTTACAAAAATTTATGTTGTTGGTGAAATCAAATACAAGGTTTTAGATGAAGTATCTTTAAAACTAATAGAAAAAGGTAATTTGTCGCTATCTTAGAGTCTTTTGATGCAGATAAATAAACATTATTAAATATATTAGGAGGCTTTGATAATCCTACTAGTGAAAAGATAGTTGTCTATGGAAATGATATATCTAAATATAAAGAAAATGAATTAACTGAATATAGAGCTACAAAGGTTGGATTTATTTTTTGGCCTATAACTTAAATAGCTTTTTATTTGCTGATAAATGGATTTCTTTTATATAGTATTTTTAAATAATTAGGACTATCATGTCCTGAATATAAAATTGTTTCTGGTGGAAAATTTAATTGTTTGAATTTTGTTAATGATTTCATTAATTCTTTTTCATTTCCACCTTTTAAATCGCATCTTCCAACGCTATATCCGATGATAAAATCTCCGGCAAATATGGCATTATCTTTTGGAAAATAGTAGGCTAAGCTTCCTGGAGTATGGCCTGGGAAAAGAAAGGTTTCAAATTCAAAAGTTGATATTTTTTGTTTTCCAGTATTTAAGAAATTTAGATTACCTTTATACGAACAAGAATAGCCATATATTTCATATCCACAATTATAGTCATCATTTTTTAAATATATTTCTTCATTTTTATGGCAGTAAACAGGAACATTATAATAAGTGAGATATTTTGTTAATCCTCTTATATGATCTGCGTGACCATGTGTTAAAAGAATTGCAACTAGTTTTCCATTATTATTTATTTCTTCGATTATTTTTTCATCGAAAAAGCCAGGGTCAATTAAAATTATTTCATTATTATTGATTAATAGATATAAGTTTGAAGAAAAATCTTCATGTGATGTATAAGCTTTTATTTCCATAATTTTAAAAAAGGATTTGGAATTTCCAAATCCTATCCGATAATTTTTGCAATTTCAGCATGGAACTTTTCTGGTAAAGAATGAACTTCTTCTCTATTTGTTCCACGGCATTCATAATAGAATTTAATTTTTGGTTCGGTTCCTGATGGACGAACTGCAAAGAAGCAACCATCTTCCATATGGAGAATTAAAACATTTTCAACAGGAAGAGTATTCATAATTTCTTTTTCAGTTGGATTAGAAGGATCATAGGAATATTGATTTTTGAAATCTTCTACTTTTATAATCTTTCTTCCTAATAAAGAAGTTGGCATATGTTTTCTTAAAACATCTAATTTGCTTCCAGCTGCTGATGCTTCAGATGAATTGAAATATAGTTCAATATTTTTGTTGAATGTATAGCCAAATTCGTCATAGATTTTATCCATAACTTGATCAAGACGAAGTCCTTTTAAATAATAATGATTAATCATTTCGGAGATAATGGCTAAAGATTCAATGGAATTTTTATCTCGGCAAATGTCGCGGACTATATAACCATAGC contains:
- a CDS encoding beta-lactamase domain protein (product inferred by homology to UniProt), whose protein sequence is MEIKAYTSHEDFSSNLYLLINNNEIILIDPGFFDEKIIEEINNNGKLVAILLTHGHADHIRGLTKYLTYYNVPVYCHKNEEIYLKNDDYNCGYEIYGYSCSYKGNLNFLNTGKQKISTFEFETFLFPGHTPGSLAYYFPKDNAIFAGDFIIGYSVGRCDLKGGNEKELMKSLTKFKQLNFPPETILYSGHDSPNYLKILYKRNPFISK